From the genome of Bacteroidetes bacterium SB0662_bin_6:
CCTTGATTGACGCCGTGCCTGACGGAACAGAGCATTGCTGCATAGTGGTAACAGACCCTAATTATCTGCGGCCTTTGCGTTCCAGAATATCCATGCGGATATCCTGCGCCAGACGCCTCAGCGCCTGCAGTCCCTTGCGCGTTCGTATCCCCGCGGTCTTGTTGCCTTTCTCA
Proteins encoded in this window:
- a CDS encoding histone H1; this encodes MNRFPELQELLNSLESDFAKFYEKGNKTAGIRTRKGLQALRRLAQDIRMDILERKGRR